In one Corallococcus silvisoli genomic region, the following are encoded:
- a CDS encoding ABC transporter substrate-binding protein, which produces MRRPLPLLLTALLLTLVGCEKKSTSAPASQEGSATAAPPAGSILIGEVGSLTGPEATFGISARNGIDLALQEANAEGGVRGQKLVVRVYDSQGRPEEGAQAATRLIAQDKVVALLGEAASSVSMAMADKAQAAKVPMITPTSTSPEVTKKGDYIFRVCFIDPFQGLVMAKFARENLKLDKVAVLTDNKSAFSVGLAEVFNQKFKEFGGTIVTNESYSKGDTDFRAQLTAIKNTKPEAVFVPGYYTDVGIIARQAREVGLRVPLLGGDGWDSDKLYELGGSALDGSYFSNHYSPDNPDPIVQGFLKKYKAAYGAVPDSVAVLAYDAARLLVDAMKRAPDTSGPALRDAIATTKDFPGVAGTINLDANRDAVKQAVVMKVQDGKAVFVTTVKP; this is translated from the coding sequence ATGCGCCGTCCCCTTCCCCTCCTGCTCACCGCGCTGCTCCTGACGCTGGTGGGCTGTGAGAAGAAGTCCACGTCCGCCCCCGCGTCCCAGGAGGGAAGCGCCACCGCCGCGCCGCCCGCGGGCAGCATCCTCATTGGCGAGGTGGGCAGCCTCACGGGCCCCGAGGCCACCTTCGGCATCTCCGCGCGCAACGGCATCGACCTGGCGCTCCAGGAGGCCAACGCCGAGGGCGGCGTGCGGGGCCAGAAGCTGGTGGTGCGCGTATACGACAGCCAGGGCCGGCCGGAGGAGGGCGCCCAGGCCGCCACGCGGCTCATCGCGCAGGACAAGGTGGTGGCCCTGCTGGGCGAGGCCGCGTCGTCCGTGTCCATGGCGATGGCGGACAAGGCGCAGGCCGCGAAGGTGCCCATGATCACCCCCACCTCCACCAGCCCGGAGGTGACGAAGAAGGGCGACTACATCTTCCGCGTCTGCTTCATCGACCCGTTCCAGGGCCTGGTGATGGCGAAGTTCGCGCGGGAGAACCTGAAGCTCGACAAGGTCGCGGTGCTCACCGACAACAAGAGCGCCTTCTCCGTGGGGCTGGCGGAGGTGTTCAACCAGAAGTTCAAGGAGTTCGGCGGGACCATCGTCACCAACGAGAGCTACTCCAAGGGCGACACCGACTTCCGCGCGCAGCTCACCGCCATCAAGAACACGAAGCCCGAGGCCGTGTTCGTCCCTGGCTACTACACTGACGTGGGCATCATCGCGCGGCAGGCGCGCGAGGTGGGCCTGCGCGTGCCGCTGCTGGGCGGCGACGGGTGGGACTCCGACAAGCTGTACGAGCTGGGCGGCTCCGCGCTGGACGGCAGCTACTTCTCCAACCACTACTCGCCGGACAACCCGGACCCCATCGTCCAGGGCTTCCTCAAGAAGTACAAGGCCGCCTACGGCGCGGTGCCGGACAGCGTGGCGGTGCTGGCGTACGACGCCGCGCGGCTGCTGGTGGACGCGATGAAGCGCGCGCCGGACACCTCCGGGCCGGCCCTGCGTGACGCCATCGCGACCACGAAGGACTTCCCGGGCGTCGCGGGCACCATCAACCTGGACGCCAACCGCGACGCGGTGAAGCAGGCCGTGGTGATGAAGGTGCAGGACGGCAAGGCGGTGTTCGTCACCACCGTGAAGCCGTAG
- a CDS encoding type 1 glutamine amidotransferase domain-containing protein — MRKLKGMRVAVLAADGFEQVELTRPVKRLEHEGARVTIVSLHKGRIRGMNLLVPGRKVRVDATLRDVKAADFDALLLPGGFMNPDFLRQSALALDFVKDADLLDMPIAVICHGPWLLASAGLLEGRHVTSWPGIRNDMENAGAHWTDEPVVRDGNWVSSRGPHDLLAFEHALVELFAERMSPAITHRETAAPGWPRWVAGGLAAAATLGLVARGRKALA; from the coding sequence ATGAGGAAGCTGAAGGGGATGCGGGTGGCCGTGCTAGCGGCGGATGGCTTCGAGCAGGTGGAGCTGACGCGGCCGGTGAAGCGCCTGGAGCACGAGGGCGCGCGCGTCACCATCGTCTCCCTCCACAAGGGCCGCATCCGGGGCATGAACCTGCTGGTGCCCGGCCGCAAGGTGCGCGTGGACGCCACGCTGCGTGACGTGAAGGCCGCGGACTTCGACGCGCTGCTGCTGCCCGGCGGCTTCATGAACCCGGACTTCCTCCGGCAGAGCGCCCTGGCGCTGGACTTCGTGAAGGACGCGGACCTGCTGGACATGCCCATCGCGGTCATCTGCCACGGGCCCTGGCTGCTCGCGTCGGCGGGCCTGCTGGAGGGCCGCCACGTGACGTCGTGGCCCGGCATCCGCAACGACATGGAGAACGCGGGCGCGCACTGGACGGACGAGCCCGTGGTGCGCGACGGCAACTGGGTGTCCAGCCGGGGACCGCACGACCTGCTCGCGTTCGAGCACGCGCTGGTGGAGCTGTTCGCCGAGCGCATGTCACCCGCCATCACCCACCGGGAGACGGCGGCGCCAGGCTGGCCCCGATGGGTCGCGGGTGGACTGGCCGCCGCGGCCACGCTGGGGCTGGTGGCGCGGGGCCGCAAGGCCCTGGCCTGA
- a CDS encoding isoaspartyl peptidase/L-asparaginase family protein yields MSPSFSSWLHRSLLAGTALLLAPLGCATSSQVGAARDEAALRTDAPPRVKPKWGLVIHGGAGVISRENLTPEREAAVRAALTEALQAGHAVLAKGGRSLDAVTAAIRVLEDSPYFNAGKGAVFNHEGVNELDAAVMDGKTRMAGAVAGVHHIQNPIDLARLVMEKSPHVMMVGDGAEAFAQSQGVPLVDAKYFYTEERWQGLQRALEQERAKQGPSAPQPPPSAPSSEPRQETPAQPPAAPGQVPPAEPRPGAALTPGMDPITGDHKFGTVGAVALDQEGNLAAGTSTGGMTNKRFGRVGDSPIIGAGTYADERCAVSATGHGEFFIRYTVARDICARVEYQDLPLLEAANFVVHDVLVKAGGEGGVIAMDRQGHVAMPFNSSGMYRGYIGEDGTPSIAIFQQP; encoded by the coding sequence ATGTCCCCCTCGTTTTCTTCCTGGCTGCACCGGAGCCTGCTCGCGGGCACCGCGCTGCTGCTGGCCCCGCTGGGCTGTGCCACGTCATCGCAAGTGGGCGCCGCGCGCGACGAGGCGGCCCTGCGCACGGATGCGCCGCCGCGCGTGAAGCCGAAGTGGGGGCTGGTCATCCACGGCGGCGCGGGGGTGATTTCGCGTGAGAACCTGACGCCGGAGCGCGAAGCGGCGGTGCGCGCGGCGCTCACGGAGGCGCTCCAGGCGGGCCACGCCGTGCTGGCGAAGGGAGGCCGCAGCCTGGACGCGGTGACGGCCGCCATCCGCGTGTTGGAGGACTCGCCGTACTTCAACGCGGGCAAGGGCGCGGTGTTCAACCACGAGGGCGTCAACGAACTGGACGCCGCGGTGATGGACGGCAAGACGCGGATGGCGGGCGCGGTGGCCGGCGTGCACCACATCCAGAACCCCATCGACCTGGCGCGTCTGGTGATGGAGAAGTCGCCGCACGTGATGATGGTGGGCGACGGCGCGGAGGCGTTCGCCCAGTCGCAGGGCGTGCCGCTGGTGGACGCGAAGTACTTCTACACGGAGGAGCGCTGGCAGGGGCTCCAGCGGGCGCTGGAGCAGGAGCGCGCGAAGCAGGGCCCCTCCGCGCCCCAGCCGCCTCCCTCCGCGCCGTCGTCGGAGCCTCGGCAGGAGACGCCCGCTCAACCTCCAGCGGCGCCAGGGCAGGTGCCTCCCGCCGAGCCGCGCCCGGGCGCGGCGCTGACGCCCGGCATGGACCCCATCACCGGCGACCACAAGTTCGGCACGGTGGGCGCGGTGGCCCTGGACCAGGAGGGGAACCTCGCGGCGGGCACGTCCACGGGTGGCATGACCAACAAGCGCTTCGGCCGGGTGGGGGACTCGCCCATCATCGGCGCGGGCACCTACGCGGATGAGCGCTGCGCGGTGTCCGCCACGGGGCACGGCGAGTTCTTCATCCGCTACACGGTGGCGCGCGACATCTGCGCCCGCGTCGAGTACCAGGACCTGCCGCTGCTGGAGGCCGCCAACTTCGTCGTCCACGACGTGCTGGTGAAGGCCGGCGGCGAGGGCGGCGTCATCGCCATGGACCGCCAGGGCCACGTGGCCATGCCCTTCAACTCCAGCGGCATGTATCGCGGCTACATCGGCGAGGACGGCACGCCCAGCATCGCCATCTTCCAGCAGCCGTGA
- the sufU gene encoding Fe-S cluster assembly sulfur transfer protein SufU — MSSDLKDLYQEVVLEHSKRPRNFRVVEGATCAAEGYNPLCGDQLSVTLKLEDGVIRDIGFQGQGCAISKASASLMTGAVKDKTREEAEALFERVHTLVTEGPDKVDPESLGKLAVLSGVSEFPARVKCASLAWHTLHAALDGRSTSVSTE, encoded by the coding sequence GTGAGCTCGGACCTCAAGGACCTGTACCAGGAGGTGGTGCTGGAGCACTCCAAGCGCCCGCGCAATTTCCGGGTGGTGGAGGGCGCCACCTGCGCGGCGGAGGGCTACAACCCGCTGTGCGGCGACCAGCTCTCCGTCACGCTCAAGCTGGAGGACGGCGTCATCCGCGACATCGGCTTCCAGGGCCAGGGGTGCGCCATCTCCAAGGCGTCCGCGTCGCTGATGACGGGGGCCGTGAAGGACAAGACGCGCGAGGAGGCCGAGGCCCTCTTCGAGCGCGTGCACACGCTGGTGACGGAGGGGCCGGACAAGGTGGATCCGGAGTCGCTGGGCAAGCTCGCCGTGCTGTCGGGCGTGAGCGAATTCCCGGCGCGGGTGAAGTGCGCGAGCCTGGCGTGGCACACGCTGCACGCGGCGCTGGATGGCCGCTCCACGTCGGTGTCGACGGAGTAG
- the sufB gene encoding Fe-S cluster assembly protein SufB, which yields MSSTETIQELARKGYQAGFVTDVEADTLPPGLDEDVIRVLSAKKNEPAFMLAWRLKAYRHWLTLKEPTWQAVKYHPIDYQAIRYYSAPKQKPKKDSLSEVDPEILRTYEKLGIPLEEQKRLQNVAVDAVFDSVSVATTFREKLYKAGVIFCSFSEAVREHPELVERYLGTVVPFSDNFFAALNSAVFSDGSFCYVPKGVKCPMELSTYFRINAADTGQFERTLLIADEGASVSYLEGCTAPMRDTNQLHAAVVELVALDGASIKYSTVQNWYPGDAEGRGGIYNFVTKRGIAHQGSKISWTQVETGSAITWKYPSVILKGDDAVGEFYSVALTNHRQQADTGTKMVHIGKNTRSTIVSKGISAGRGQNTYRGQVKMLKSAANARNYTQCDSLLLGDECGAHTLPYIEVKNATGQVEHEASTSKIGEDQLFYCRQRGISQEDAVSMIVNGFCRQVFKELPMEFAVEAQKLLGVSLEGSVG from the coding sequence ATGAGCAGCACCGAAACCATCCAGGAGCTGGCGCGCAAGGGCTACCAGGCGGGCTTCGTCACCGACGTGGAGGCGGACACGCTGCCGCCCGGCCTGGACGAGGACGTCATCCGCGTCCTGTCGGCGAAGAAGAACGAGCCCGCGTTCATGCTGGCGTGGCGCCTGAAGGCGTACCGGCACTGGCTCACGCTGAAGGAGCCCACCTGGCAGGCGGTGAAGTACCACCCCATCGACTACCAGGCCATCCGCTACTACTCGGCGCCGAAGCAGAAGCCGAAGAAGGACAGCCTGTCGGAGGTGGATCCGGAGATCCTCCGCACCTACGAGAAGCTGGGCATCCCGCTGGAGGAGCAGAAGCGGCTGCAGAACGTGGCGGTGGACGCGGTGTTCGACTCCGTGTCGGTGGCCACCACGTTCCGGGAGAAGCTCTACAAGGCGGGCGTCATCTTCTGCTCCTTCTCCGAAGCGGTGCGCGAGCACCCGGAGCTGGTGGAGCGCTACCTGGGCACGGTGGTGCCCTTCTCCGACAACTTCTTCGCCGCGCTCAACTCCGCGGTCTTCAGCGACGGCTCCTTCTGCTACGTGCCCAAGGGCGTGAAGTGCCCCATGGAGCTGTCCACGTACTTCCGCATCAACGCGGCGGACACGGGCCAGTTCGAGCGCACGCTGCTCATCGCGGACGAGGGCGCCTCCGTGAGCTACCTGGAGGGCTGCACCGCGCCCATGCGCGACACCAACCAGCTGCACGCGGCGGTGGTGGAGCTGGTCGCGCTGGACGGCGCGTCCATCAAGTACAGCACGGTGCAGAACTGGTACCCGGGCGACGCGGAGGGCCGGGGCGGCATCTACAACTTCGTCACCAAGCGCGGCATCGCGCACCAGGGCTCCAAGATTTCGTGGACCCAGGTGGAGACGGGCTCCGCCATCACCTGGAAGTACCCCAGCGTCATCCTCAAGGGGGATGACGCGGTGGGCGAGTTCTACTCGGTGGCGCTCACCAACCACCGGCAGCAGGCGGACACGGGCACGAAGATGGTGCACATCGGGAAGAACACCCGCTCCACCATCGTGTCCAAGGGCATCTCCGCCGGCCGCGGGCAGAACACGTACCGGGGGCAGGTGAAGATGCTCAAGAGCGCGGCGAACGCACGCAACTACACGCAATGCGATTCGCTGCTGCTGGGCGACGAGTGCGGCGCCCACACGCTGCCGTACATCGAGGTGAAGAACGCGACCGGGCAGGTGGAGCACGAGGCCTCCACGTCGAAGATTGGCGAGGACCAGCTCTTCTACTGCCGGCAGCGCGGCATCTCGCAGGAGGACGCGGTGTCGATGATCGTGAATGGCTTCTGCCGGCAGGTCTTCAAGGAGCTGCCCATGGAGTTCGCGGTAGAGGCGCAGAAGCTGCTGGGCGTGAGTCTGGAAGGGAGCGTGGGGTGA
- a CDS encoding SUF system Fe-S cluster assembly regulator yields MLRMSKMTDYGIVLMAELARADGETRTTRELAARTRVSLPSASKVLKGLLQAGLVVSHRGASGGYGLARPAEAISLAELVTALEGPVSLTECGQHQGSPGAPCELESVCQVRGHWRLINQAIQEALGRLTLADLRAPVPRMPERLVGLGLPASAGLPPSVTGVRS; encoded by the coding sequence ATGCTCCGGATGAGCAAGATGACCGACTACGGCATCGTGCTGATGGCCGAGCTGGCGCGCGCGGACGGGGAAACCCGCACCACGCGAGAGCTGGCGGCGCGCACGCGTGTCTCGCTTCCGTCCGCGAGCAAGGTCCTGAAGGGCCTGCTGCAGGCGGGGCTGGTGGTGTCGCACCGCGGGGCCAGCGGCGGCTATGGGCTGGCGCGGCCGGCGGAGGCCATCTCGCTGGCGGAGCTGGTGACGGCGCTGGAGGGGCCGGTGTCCCTCACGGAGTGCGGCCAGCACCAGGGGTCGCCCGGGGCGCCCTGTGAGCTGGAGTCCGTCTGTCAGGTGCGCGGCCACTGGCGCCTCATCAATCAAGCCATCCAGGAAGCGCTGGGGCGGCTGACGCTCGCGGACCTGCGCGCGCCGGTGCCCCGCATGCCGGAGCGGCTGGTGGGCCTGGGCCTGCCGGCGTCCGCGGGCCTTCCTCCTTCCGTCACGGGAGTCCGTTCATGA
- the sufC gene encoding Fe-S cluster assembly ATPase SufC, with the protein MSLLSIQDLHARVGGKEILKGINLEVGAGEVHAIMGPNGSGKSTLAGVLAGRETYEVTKGTVRFDGRDLLGTPPEDRAKAGVFLGFQYPVEIPGVGNLHFLRTALNAQRRAKGEEELDAMDFLQLAREKAKLVELDAAFMNRSVNEGFSGGEKKRNEIFQMAVLQPRLALLDETDSGLDIDALRIVAGGVNALRAKDRAMVVITHYQRLLDYIVPDHVHVMAAGRIVRSGGRELALELEEKGYGWIGAEGGAAGKAKEARP; encoded by the coding sequence ATGTCGCTGCTCAGCATTCAGGACCTGCACGCCCGCGTGGGCGGCAAGGAGATCCTCAAGGGCATAAACCTGGAGGTCGGCGCCGGCGAGGTGCACGCCATCATGGGCCCCAACGGCTCCGGCAAGAGCACGCTCGCGGGCGTGCTCGCGGGGCGCGAGACGTACGAGGTGACGAAGGGCACGGTGCGCTTCGACGGCCGCGACTTGTTGGGCACGCCTCCGGAGGACCGCGCGAAGGCGGGCGTGTTCCTGGGGTTCCAGTACCCGGTGGAGATCCCCGGCGTGGGCAACCTGCACTTCCTGCGCACGGCGCTCAACGCGCAGCGCCGCGCGAAGGGCGAGGAGGAGCTGGACGCGATGGACTTCCTCCAGCTCGCCCGGGAGAAGGCGAAGCTCGTGGAGCTGGACGCGGCGTTCATGAACCGCTCGGTGAACGAGGGCTTCTCCGGAGGGGAGAAGAAGCGGAACGAGATCTTCCAGATGGCGGTGCTCCAGCCCCGGCTGGCGCTGCTGGACGAGACGGACTCGGGCCTGGACATCGACGCCCTGCGCATCGTCGCGGGCGGGGTGAACGCGCTGCGCGCGAAGGACCGCGCGATGGTGGTCATCACGCACTACCAGCGGCTGTTGGACTACATCGTGCCGGACCACGTGCACGTGATGGCGGCGGGCCGCATCGTGCGCTCGGGCGGGCGCGAGCTGGCGCTGGAGCTGGAGGAGAAGGGCTACGGCTGGATTGGCGCGGAGGGCGGCGCGGCCGGCAAGGCGAAGGAGGCGCGGCCGTGA
- the sufD gene encoding Fe-S cluster assembly protein SufD, with protein MSLSHYVDVARAFQAGGEVPAWLRSLRAEGLGQFQARGLPTSKDEEWKYTPVSTLSAHPFQPVRDVSAGDDVAQAVARLALPGPRLVFVDGRFVPALSVLAGLPRGVVLKPLSQALREDGALLEETLGQRARAAAHAFTSLNAALLEEGALLTLAPRALSEVPVQLLFLARGGDGPVLASPRVVVVAGEGSEATLVETYASLGAGATFTNAVTEVSLGDNASLRHFKLQAEGDSAVHLGGLYSRQGRDSRFQSHAFSFGGALARNEVHAAFAGEGGECVLNGLFVGRGTQHLDNRTDLDHAVPHCTSRELYKGVLDDRARGTFHGKIRVREDAQKTDASQTSRNLLLSEGAQVDARPQLEIFADDVKCAHGTAVGRLDDTALFYLRSRGISRLDAERMLTQAFASELVRAVPEGPVRARVEELLAWKLPGLARTEVKG; from the coding sequence GTGAGCCTGTCCCATTACGTGGACGTGGCGCGGGCCTTCCAGGCGGGCGGCGAGGTGCCGGCGTGGCTGCGGTCGCTGCGCGCGGAGGGCCTGGGCCAGTTCCAGGCGCGGGGCCTGCCCACCTCCAAGGACGAGGAGTGGAAGTACACGCCCGTCTCCACGCTGTCGGCGCATCCCTTCCAGCCCGTGCGGGACGTGTCCGCGGGCGACGACGTGGCCCAGGCGGTGGCGCGGCTCGCGCTGCCCGGCCCCCGGCTCGTCTTCGTGGACGGGCGCTTCGTGCCGGCGCTGTCGGTGCTCGCGGGCCTGCCGCGCGGCGTGGTGCTCAAGCCGCTGTCGCAGGCGCTGCGCGAGGACGGCGCGCTCCTGGAGGAGACGCTGGGGCAGCGCGCTCGGGCGGCGGCGCACGCCTTCACGTCGCTCAACGCCGCCCTGCTGGAGGAGGGCGCGCTGCTGACGCTCGCGCCCCGGGCGCTCTCCGAGGTCCCGGTGCAGCTGCTGTTCCTCGCGCGCGGCGGCGACGGGCCGGTGCTGGCCAGCCCCCGCGTCGTCGTGGTGGCGGGCGAGGGCAGCGAGGCCACGCTGGTGGAGACGTACGCCAGCCTGGGCGCGGGCGCGACCTTCACCAACGCGGTGACGGAGGTGTCGCTGGGCGACAACGCCAGCCTGCGCCACTTCAAGCTCCAGGCGGAGGGTGACAGCGCGGTGCACCTGGGCGGGCTGTATTCGCGGCAGGGGCGCGACAGCCGCTTCCAGTCGCACGCGTTCTCGTTCGGCGGGGCGCTGGCGCGCAATGAAGTGCACGCGGCGTTCGCGGGCGAGGGCGGCGAGTGCGTGCTCAACGGCCTGTTCGTGGGCCGGGGCACGCAGCACCTGGACAACCGGACGGACCTGGACCACGCGGTGCCCCACTGCACCAGCCGGGAGCTCTACAAGGGCGTGCTGGACGACCGCGCGCGCGGCACCTTCCACGGGAAGATCCGCGTGCGCGAGGACGCGCAGAAGACGGACGCGAGCCAGACCAGCCGCAACCTCCTCCTGTCGGAGGGCGCGCAGGTGGACGCCCGGCCGCAGCTGGAGATCTTCGCGGATGACGTGAAGTGCGCCCACGGCACGGCGGTGGGCCGGCTGGATGACACCGCGCTCTTCTATCTGCGCTCGCGCGGCATCTCCCGCTTGGACGCGGAGCGGATGCTGACGCAGGCGTTCGCGAGCGAGCTGGTGCGCGCGGTGCCGGAAGGCCCGGTGCGCGCGCGGGTGGAGGAGCTGTTGGCGTGGAAGCTGCCGGGCCTGGCCCGGACGGAGGTGAAGGGATGA
- the sufT gene encoding putative Fe-S cluster assembly protein SufT, producing MRGAMTVIERDVDAMLIPSGDKVLLPAGSELTVVQTLGGNVTVQDPYGQLFRIDEKNADVLGEDYAAKAKAPAPDAPLGEFHEEQVWEQLRTVYDPEIPVNIVELGLVYTCKATPLEEGGQRVDIEMTLTAPGCGMGQVLVEDVRSKVSAVPGVKEAHVELVWEPQWDQGRMSDVARLQLGWM from the coding sequence ATGCGAGGCGCGATGACGGTCATCGAGCGCGACGTGGACGCGATGCTCATCCCCAGCGGGGACAAGGTGTTGCTGCCGGCGGGCTCGGAGTTGACGGTGGTGCAGACGCTGGGCGGCAACGTCACGGTGCAGGACCCGTACGGCCAGCTGTTCCGCATCGACGAGAAGAACGCGGACGTGCTGGGCGAGGACTACGCCGCGAAGGCGAAGGCCCCCGCCCCGGACGCCCCGCTCGGGGAGTTCCACGAGGAGCAGGTCTGGGAGCAGCTGCGCACGGTGTATGACCCGGAGATCCCGGTGAACATCGTGGAGCTGGGGCTGGTGTACACGTGCAAGGCCACGCCGTTGGAAGAAGGCGGGCAGCGCGTGGACATCGAGATGACGCTCACGGCGCCCGGCTGCGGCATGGGGCAGGTGCTGGTGGAGGACGTTCGCTCCAAGGTGTCCGCGGTGCCCGGCGTGAAGGAGGCCCACGTGGAGCTCGTCTGGGAGCCGCAGTGGGACCAGGGCCGCATGTCGGACGTGGCCCGGCTCCAGCTCGGCTGGATGTGA
- a CDS encoding TadE/TadG family type IV pilus assembly protein codes for MLPLFVFLLLGILQLGLMHQARLLTKYAAYKAVRAGSLHNGNVEMMERAALAVLLPMISQAGGGGAEKITPVNGASEFNQKWNAVSRNKMPEVNLKYAEVQICGPSKNLITSDTHDNKEADFDDPRIASGDDPSGNGDWGRSLRTKLSIQVTFNYRLPIPFADVVIYNIARGQQTLPWVLRLGKQENQTKKSYVKYQIEQNDAAAAQKLYILPIRATYIMRMHSNLYLTATDLPDSYLTNKCTFTFDSLG; via the coding sequence GTGCTTCCCCTGTTTGTCTTCTTGCTACTGGGCATCCTCCAGCTGGGCCTGATGCACCAGGCCCGCCTGTTGACGAAGTACGCGGCCTACAAGGCCGTGCGGGCCGGCTCCCTGCACAACGGCAACGTGGAGATGATGGAGCGCGCGGCGCTCGCCGTCCTGCTGCCCATGATCAGCCAGGCCGGCGGCGGTGGCGCGGAGAAGATCACCCCCGTCAACGGCGCCTCGGAGTTCAACCAGAAGTGGAACGCCGTCTCCAGGAACAAGATGCCGGAGGTCAACCTCAAGTACGCGGAGGTGCAGATCTGCGGCCCCTCCAAGAACCTGATCACCTCCGACACCCACGACAACAAGGAGGCGGACTTCGATGATCCGAGGATCGCCTCTGGTGACGACCCCTCGGGGAACGGTGACTGGGGACGGAGCCTTCGCACCAAGCTGAGCATCCAGGTGACGTTCAACTACCGGCTGCCCATCCCCTTCGCGGATGTCGTCATCTACAACATCGCGCGGGGCCAGCAGACGCTCCCCTGGGTGCTGCGGCTGGGTAAACAGGAAAACCAGACAAAGAAGTCGTACGTCAAATATCAGATCGAGCAGAACGACGCCGCCGCCGCGCAGAAGCTCTACATCCTGCCCATCCGCGCCACGTACATCATGCGGATGCACTCCAATCTGTACCTGACGGCGACCGACCTGCCCGACTCGTATCTCACGAACAAGTGCACCTTCACGTTCGACTCCTTGGGGTGA
- a CDS encoding cysteine desulfurase, with protein sequence MSGPGFDLARVRADFPLLRQEVRGRPLVYLDSAATGQKPQAVLDALMRYYTHDNANVHRGVHILSERATQAFEDARETVRRFIHAKDVREVIFVRGTTEAINLVAATYGRKHVGPGDEVLISAMEHHSNIVPWQMVCDAAGAKLRVIPVDERGELRMDAVDALLTERTRLLAITHVSNALGSVNPINALVAKAHAKNIPVLVDGAQSVTHFPVDVQDLDCDFFAFSGHKLFGPTGIGVLYGKLAMLESLPPYQGGGDMILSVTMEKTVYNRVPHRFEAGTPDMAGAVGLAAAIRYLEAVGMEAVSQHDQWLLAYATQALESVPGLKLVGTAPHKTGVLSFTLEDVHPHDVGTILDQEGICIRTGHHCAQPLMQRFGVAATARASLALYNTPEDVDALVKGLHKVKEVFA encoded by the coding sequence ATGAGCGGCCCTGGATTCGACCTCGCGCGCGTGCGCGCGGACTTCCCCCTCCTGCGACAGGAGGTGCGGGGACGGCCGCTGGTGTACCTGGACAGCGCCGCCACCGGCCAGAAGCCGCAGGCGGTGCTGGACGCGCTGATGCGCTACTACACGCACGACAACGCCAACGTGCACCGGGGCGTGCACATCCTCTCCGAGCGCGCCACGCAGGCCTTCGAGGACGCGCGCGAGACGGTGCGCCGCTTCATCCACGCGAAGGACGTGCGGGAGGTCATCTTCGTGCGCGGCACCACGGAGGCCATCAACCTGGTGGCCGCCACCTACGGCCGCAAGCACGTGGGCCCGGGCGACGAGGTGCTCATCTCCGCGATGGAGCACCACTCCAACATCGTGCCCTGGCAGATGGTGTGCGACGCGGCGGGCGCGAAGCTGCGCGTGATTCCGGTGGACGAGCGCGGCGAGCTGCGGATGGACGCGGTGGATGCGCTGCTCACCGAGCGCACGCGCCTGCTGGCCATCACGCACGTGTCCAACGCGCTGGGCTCCGTGAACCCCATCAATGCGCTGGTGGCGAAGGCGCACGCGAAGAACATCCCGGTGCTGGTGGACGGGGCGCAGTCGGTGACGCACTTCCCGGTGGACGTGCAGGACCTGGACTGTGACTTCTTCGCCTTCAGCGGACACAAGCTCTTCGGGCCCACGGGCATCGGCGTGCTGTACGGGAAGCTGGCCATGCTGGAGTCGCTGCCGCCGTACCAGGGCGGCGGGGACATGATCCTCTCCGTGACGATGGAGAAGACCGTCTACAACCGCGTGCCGCACCGCTTCGAGGCGGGCACGCCGGACATGGCGGGCGCGGTGGGGCTGGCCGCGGCCATCCGCTACCTGGAGGCCGTGGGGATGGAGGCCGTCTCCCAGCACGACCAGTGGCTGCTGGCCTACGCGACGCAGGCGCTGGAGTCGGTGCCGGGCCTGAAGCTGGTGGGCACGGCGCCCCACAAGACGGGCGTGCTGTCCTTCACCCTGGAGGACGTGCACCCGCATGACGTGGGCACCATCCTGGACCAGGAGGGCATCTGCATCCGCACCGGGCACCACTGCGCCCAGCCGCTGATGCAGCGCTTCGGGGTGGCGGCCACCGCGCGCGCGTCGCTGGCGCTGTACAACACGCCGGAGGACGTGGACGCGCTGGTGAAGGGCCTGCACAAGGTGAAGGAGGTGTTCGCGTGA